The window TCTTTTGGAGGCGAACCTGCAAATCTCCCCAAACAACCATCTCATTCACTAGGAAATAATAAACCTGTACTTCCATCGATCTCAATAGCCAAGCCATTCCAAAAATGGGCAGTCCCTTCGGGTACAAACGCTGGCTTCACATTCCCGGTCTCTTCATCAGATGGAGCAACATCATCAGAGCCCACAACTCCATCCATCATGCCATTCACAACAAGCCCAGTTCCAAGTGGTGGTATTGCCATTACAAgtcatcatggagcaacaaaGGATGATGAGATTCCTCAATATAGTTTCAACAGTAAGAGAAGGGATAATAAGTCGCCGCTGGTCTTTGACTTTCCTTTTGTGAGCGAAGAGGTGATAAATGAGGAGGATGATGCAAGTTTAGGTATCGAATACACATTTGGGTCTGAAAAGACGGAGAGAATACCGTTCGGCTCAGCAGGAAGTGATGGTGTTTGCTGTTAACAAACAAGGACGATGGTCTCTTGTGTCTTGTAACTTTTCCAATCTCTtagttttaccttttttttttttttccttactgtgagagtagaattttttttacctagaatcatgtgttttgattttatattcattttgagatgattgttttttttttttttgtatctgattttttaatcaataatcAGGATTGTTCACCTATAcgatcaaaataaaattaaaaaggtcGAGTATATAGAATCATATGTGCTTAAATTTTGCAACTCTGGGTTCAATTAGAGAGAGTGGAAAAAACATGTGCCACGTTAGTATCGTCCCCGCGTATTAGCCACAATCTCGAAGGAACAGCAAGTTTTGAAAACTTCTCTTTGCCCAGACGAAGACTCCTGTATGTGTGTGTGGTGGGTGTTCCTGTTCCTGATCTTCCTTGATAAGTGGTTATTTTGATCACTCCTCATGTGCTCGATTCATGCTGGATTTCAGGTTTCTCAGCCACAATGGAGCAGAAAGAAGAGCACCCGATCTCTATTACTACTCAATCCCATCTCAAAATTCGCCTTCTTTCCTCGCGCGGTTTCTTCTTCGGACAACACAGATGGTTCAGTTTCATCTTCCAGACAAAACAGTGTATTATACCTCTTACAAATCGTATATACAATTCTCCACTCTTTGTACTCACATTGATGGgatttctccctttttttttttttatgcccTGTTTTGAACAGCGACAGATGGGTTATGATCCTTCAGAGGAACTGTTTGGTGTTGATTTCAAACCCAGGTAAGAGTTTCCAAcactttttttaaaagtgaattCACCCTTAAGGTCTGTGAATACGATCAATTTGGTGATGGTTTCATTCAGGATCATATCTGGTGATTCGCGCGAACCAAGGTCATGGTTTGGTCCAAACGGTCAGTACATTCGAGAGCTTCCATGTCCAACTTGTAGAGGAAGAGGTTATACTTCATGCTCAAATTGCGGAATCGAGAGGCCGAGATTGGACTGCCCTCAATGCAAAGGAAAGGTACTACTTCAAAAAGCGTTTTGTGAGAGACTTCAAACTCTTGCGTTACAATGTTATTGAACTTTGCTCTAAATTTTTGTGTAGGGCATAATGACTTGTCTCAGATGTTTGGGAGATTGTGTCATATGGGAAGAATCAATCGATGAACGACCTTGGGAGAAAGCTAGATCCAGGTAGTGTTATTCAAGACTACTAAatctcattttttgtttattctttgacTAATaaatctcttctttgtttgttcTGCCACAGTTCTCCATTTAGAGTAAAGGAGGATGATGAGGTTGATAATCTAGAGATAAAGTTCAGTAAAAGGAGAAAATCGAAGCGGATTTACCAGTCACCGACTCCTGAAGTTGGACAAAAGATCAGCCGATCTCTTAAAGTTAGTCTTATTCATGTATTCCTCTTCATGATATCATCATACTCTATCCATGGTGTATTGTTATAGTCAGTCTAAATGTGGTTTTATTATAGAGTCTCAATGCCAAGACTGGACTTTTTAGTAAGCGAATGAAGATTATACATCGTGATCCTGTCCTTCATGCTCAAAGGGTAGCTGCAATTAAGGTCTGTAATCAATTcccatttttgttttgcaacttttggttttgtttacttgAATCTGCTTAGTGTTATTTGTGCTCTAGAAAGCTAAAGGAACACCAGCTGCTAGAAAGCATGCATCAGAATCTATGAAATCTTTCTTCAGTAACCCCGAAAACCGAGAACAGAGAAGCTTATCCATGAAAGGTAAATATCAGTTCTTAGTAGAAATTCAGAGTTTAGCTCAGTTTAGTACTCTTTTTCGTTCTGCAACTTTCTCTGCTTACATTCTCTAATTAATGTGGTACGAATTAGGCTGAGGCTTTGTTACTTAAGGTAGCAATAGTATATATCTTTGGATATCATTGGCGCTTACACGGTTAATGTGAGATACCATGTTGTTTCAGAGAGAAACTGTAGAtatttaggttttgattttccttttatGGTGACAGTTTCTTGTGCAAGTGCAAGCCAAGAAATGGTAAAAACTCATTTTGTGCTGTTTCAGGAATTAAATTTTACTGCAAGAANCGATCTCTTAAAGTTAGTCTTATTCATGTATTCCTCTTCATGATATCATCATACTCTATCCATGGTGTATTGTTATAGTCAGTCTAAATGTGGTTTTATTATAGAGTCTCAATGCCAAGACTGGACTTTTTAGTAAGCGAATGAAGATTATACATCGTGATCCTGTCCTTCATGCTCAAAGGGTAGCTGCAATTAAGGTCTGTAATCAATTcccatttttgttttgcaacttttggttttgtttacttgAATCTGCTTAGTGTTATTTGTGCTCTAGAAAGCTAAAGGAACACCAGCTGCTAGAAAGCATGCATCAGAATCTATGAAATCTTTCTTCAGTAACCCCGAAAACCGAGAACAGAGAAGCTTATCCATGAAAGGTAAATATCAGTTCTTAGTAGAAATTCAGAGTTTAGCTCAGTTTAGTACTCTTTTTCGTTCTGCAACTTTCTCTGCTTACATTCTCTAATTAATGTGGTACGAATTAGGCTGAGGCTTTGTTACTTAAGGTAGCAATAGTATATATCTTTGGATATCATTGGCGCTTACACGGTTAATGTGAGATACCATGTTGTTTCAGAGAGAAACTGTAGAtatttaggttttgattttccttttatGGTGACAGTTTCTTGTGCAAGTGCAAGCCAAGAAATGGTAAAAACTCATTTTGTGCTGTTTCAGGAATTAAATTTTACTGCAAGAACTGCGGACAGGAAGGCCATAGAAGCCATTACTGTCCAGAACTGGGCACTGATGCGGACAAAAGAATTAGATGTAGGCTTTGCGGTGATAAAGGTCATAACCGAAGAACCTGTCCTAAGTCGAAACCAAAGGTCACTAAAGGCATTTCCACAAGGTATCACAAATGTGGAATATGCGGTGAGAGCGGTCACAACAGCAGAACATGCCGAAAACTGACCAGAGTGAAACTCAGTGGCCGTGTTGGCGATTCTGAGGAAGATGGTGTTGTTAAAGTCAGAGGAGGGTATGATTGTGGGTTCTGCAAGAAAAAGGGACATAATGTAAGAACCTGTCCAAGCAAACAAGTTTCAGACAGTGATTCTTGTATAGAGCAAGCAGGTTCTTGATCACATATTGGTTTAGGCTTTGTTTTACTCTTGAAACAGAAATAACCAATCCCACACTGCTTATTCTTAGAATCGGATTAATCAATCACTTTGTCCTTTTATCGGTTTTTGGCCaatttttcaaaactcaacAAGTCTGACGCGACTTTGACCCCTTTTGGTTTCGGTTTATGACCGCATTCGTAATTCTTTTGGGTTGATTTTTATTGAGCACGACCAGAGTTGGTGCCAACGGACCCACGCAAAGAAAGAGGGATCGTTCATTGACAATATCGACCCTAGAAATTTCTAAAATGTTATCCATGTATAACAAATTGCCTAGATGGCTAGATGTCGACGTACATTAACACGTACCTAATAGTTCAGCCATATCCATTGACATTtaactcttttgtttctttctaacaTTATTAGTATCCTTACTATTCAACGATGCCCTTTACCATCGTGTTAACTGTTATTATTAGAATGCTATTTTTAGTGTGAACACTAAAATATCAAAGGCCAATAAGTTAAtcacgtttttttttaactcgatCGAAATTTTATTACggactattttttttaacacgCGCTAAAAATAACAActgtggacaaaaaaaaaaccttagcaGGCAAAGATtgaccaaaagataaaaaatctAAAGTTGAATAATTCAACCCCTTGTGAACAACCTCTCCTTTATTGCCCTATAAATAGTTTGCAAGACTTTTTGAAACCattacaaaacacacacaaaaatcaaaagggTCATTTAAAATCCTTTAAAGAGACGACATACAGATATTGTTTAAATCGACCAAGAGAAGATTAAGGGGTGACCTGAATCctttcaacacaaaaaaaaaaaaaacaaaatggccGGAGTTTTCAAAACGGTTAcgtttttggttttggcttttgttGCCGTTACTGTCTTCGCTGAGACGGAGGACCACGATGTTGGTGGTGATACCGAGTGGACGAGACCTATGGACCTCGACTTCTATACTACCTGGGCGGCCGGTAAAACTTTCCATGTAGGCGACGAGCTCGGTgagttttctatttctttgtttctataACAGTCGATTTTGTCCGATCGTTCATAGATGATCATGTCAGTGATGTTACTTCTTtggttctatatatattattttgagcatatttgaactatatataaaaaaaaagattaattaagtTTCCACCGACTGATGTTAATAGttcacatataaatatattaaatcattgGTAACGCGCGAGAGATCTAGTTTGTTTAAGAACTAATGATATTCTAACTTTTTGATATTCTTATTACAGAATTTGATTTCGCTCCTGAAAGGCACGATGTGGCAGTTGTAACAAAAGATGCATATGAAAACTGCGACAAAGAGAAACCAATCAGCGTCATGACCGTACCTCCGGTCAAAATCAGGCTAAACACCACTGGACCACAATACTTTATCTGCACCATCGGTGACCATTGCCGCTTTGGTCAAAAACTCTCCATCAACGTAGTTGCTGCTGGTGCTACAGGAGGAGGTGCTACTCCAGCTCCAGGTGCTCGTGGCGGTGCTTCCCCTGCACCCGGGGCAACCCCAGGTGCCGGAGGAGCCACCACTCCCCCCACTGCTGGCGGGACCACAACACCTTCCGGCTCTAGCGGAACCACCACTACTCCAGCTGCTGGAAATGCCGCCGCTTCTTCTTTAGGAGGTGCTACTTTCTTGGTCGCTTTTGTTTCCGCTGTTGTTGCTCTCTTTTGAGTTAGTTAatcaatatgtgtttgttttatacCTTATACTCTCCTTAATTCTATTACAGTCATGTAcgtatttttattctttttgagAGAATAAAGACTTGTTTTCAAAGTCATTATATAAACGTCTTATACTCTGTGATTAGTATGAGTTTCGATATGTGATTATtctgttgccaaaaaaaaaacaaagagtggtTTTCCACATCATTGACTATATATTATTACCACATTTCATAAAAGATTTCCATCTTCTTGATCCAGTTTGTCTAGTTTTCATGTATGATCTCAGACAAAATTTACCTTCTAAATACTTTAATCACACTCACGAATCCGAAACATGAACCGaagttagaaaaatattaaagagacACATATATGTTAATCTAATTCAATACTAATATGGTATTTTTGTTTCGGTGTAGCTAGGGAGACGTTTCTCACCTATATTCACAATTTTAATATAGTA is drawn from Camelina sativa cultivar DH55 chromosome 8, Cs, whole genome shotgun sequence and contains these coding sequences:
- the LOC104706373 gene encoding blue copper protein-like, which gives rise to MAGVFKTVTFLVLAFVAVTVFAETEDHDVGGDTEWTRPMDLDFYTTWAAGKTFHVGDELEFDFAPERHDVAVVTKDAYENCDKEKPISVMTVPPVKIRLNTTGPQYFICTIGDHCRFGQKLSINVVAAGATGGGATPAPGARGGASPAPGATPGAGGATTPPTAGGTTTPSGSSGTTTTPAAGNAAASSLGGATFLVAFVSAVVALF
- the LOC104706371 gene encoding zinc finger CCHC domain-containing protein 9, whose protein sequence is MCSIHAGFQVSQPQWSRKKSTRSLLLLNPISKFAFFPRAVSSSDNTDGSVSSSRQNSRQMGYDPSEELFGVDFKPRIISGDSREPRSWFGPNGQYIRELPCPTCRGRGYTSCSNCGIERPRLDCPQCKGKGIMTCLRCLGDCVIWEESIDERPWEKARSSSPFRVKEDDEVDNLEIKFSKRRKSKRIYQSPTPEVGQKISRSLKSLNAKTGLFSKRMKIIHRDPVLHAQRVAAIKKAKGTPAARKHASESMKSFFSNPENREQRSLSMKGIKFYCKNCGQEGHRSHYCPELGTDADKRIRCRLCGDKGHNRRTCPKSKPKVTKGISTRYHKCGICGESGHNSRTCRKLTRVKLSGRVGDSEEDGVVKVRGGYDCGFCKKKGHNVRTCPSKQVSDSDSCIEQAGS